The Pseudomonas asiatica genome has a segment encoding these proteins:
- the tadA gene encoding tRNA adenosine(34) deaminase TadA: MRPQIIDRSRDQEFMRLALALAAEGAAMGEVPVGAVLVQHGQVIGQGFNRPIIDSDPSAHAEMVAIRAAAKSASNYRLPGSTLYVTLEPCSMCAGLIVHSRVMRVVYGALEPKAGIVQSQGQFFGQGFLNHRVMVEGGVLAEECGQILSDFFKARRAKS, encoded by the coding sequence ATGCGCCCGCAGATCATCGATCGCAGCCGCGATCAGGAATTCATGCGCCTGGCCCTGGCCCTGGCCGCCGAAGGCGCGGCCATGGGCGAGGTGCCGGTGGGCGCGGTACTGGTGCAGCATGGGCAGGTGATCGGGCAGGGCTTCAATCGGCCGATCATAGACAGTGACCCCAGTGCGCACGCCGAGATGGTGGCCATTCGCGCGGCGGCGAAATCCGCCAGCAACTACCGGCTGCCCGGCAGCACCCTGTATGTGACCCTGGAACCGTGCAGCATGTGTGCGGGGTTGATCGTGCATTCGCGGGTGATGCGGGTGGTGTACGGCGCGCTGGAGCCCAAGGCGGGGATCGTGCAGAGCCAGGGGCAGTTCTTCGGGCAGGGCTTCCTGAACCACCGGGTTATGGTGGAGGGCGGGGTGCTGGCGGAGGAGTGCGGGCAGATCCTCAGTGATTTCTTCAAGGCCCGCCGGGCCAAGTCTTGA
- a CDS encoding multicopper oxidase family protein, with protein sequence MSLTRRQMLKGLTGLVVVGLGAGGAARYWLGKVEDDNAGHDYELIAAPLDVELVPGHKTEAWAFGPSAPGTELRVRQGTWLRVRFINHLPVETTIHWHGIRLPLEMDGVPYVSQLPVKPGEYFDYKFRVPDAGSYWYHPHVSSSEELGRGLVGPLIVEEREPTGFQHERTLSLKNWHVDEQGAWLPFSIPREAARNGTAGRLITINGQADSVTELPAGQVVRVRLLNLDNTWTYRINLKGNCEARIYALDGNPVTPRPLDDDYWLGPGMRICLAIRIPEAGEEISLRDGFVRLGTLRSVVSNDAPSDWPPALPPNPIAEPDLENAEKLNFNFEWAAKVSVTTDQDRPSSMWQINGQAWDITDKTCAERPIATLKKGKSYIFELKNMTQYQHPIHLHGMSFKVIGSNRHDIKEPWFTDTYLLGKNERAQVALVADNPGTWMFHCHVIDHMETGLMAAIAVV encoded by the coding sequence ATGTCCTTGACCCGTCGACAAATGCTCAAGGGCCTGACCGGCCTGGTTGTGGTTGGCCTGGGCGCCGGTGGCGCGGCGCGTTACTGGCTGGGCAAGGTCGAAGACGACAATGCCGGCCATGACTACGAGCTGATCGCAGCGCCCTTGGACGTCGAACTGGTGCCTGGGCACAAGACCGAGGCCTGGGCCTTCGGCCCGTCCGCACCGGGTACCGAACTGCGCGTGCGCCAGGGTACCTGGCTGCGGGTGCGCTTCATCAACCACCTGCCGGTCGAAACCACCATCCACTGGCACGGTATCCGCCTGCCGCTGGAAATGGACGGCGTGCCCTATGTGTCGCAGCTGCCGGTCAAGCCGGGCGAGTATTTCGACTACAAGTTCCGTGTGCCGGATGCCGGCAGCTACTGGTACCACCCGCACGTCAGTAGCTCCGAAGAGCTGGGCCGTGGCCTGGTCGGCCCGCTGATCGTCGAGGAGCGCGAGCCGACCGGCTTCCAGCATGAGCGCACGCTCAGCCTGAAGAACTGGCACGTGGACGAGCAGGGCGCCTGGTTGCCGTTCAGCATCCCGCGTGAGGCGGCGCGCAACGGCACCGCCGGGCGCCTGATCACCATCAATGGCCAGGCCGATTCGGTCACCGAGCTGCCAGCCGGCCAGGTGGTGCGGGTGCGTCTGCTGAACCTGGACAACACCTGGACCTACCGCATCAACCTCAAGGGCAACTGCGAGGCAAGAATCTATGCTCTGGACGGCAACCCGGTAACCCCGCGCCCATTGGACGATGACTACTGGCTCGGCCCAGGTATGCGTATCTGCCTGGCTATCCGTATTCCCGAGGCGGGGGAGGAGATCTCCCTGCGCGACGGTTTCGTGCGCCTGGGCACCCTGCGTTCGGTGGTCAGCAACGACGCGCCGAGCGACTGGCCGCCGGCGCTACCGCCCAACCCGATCGCCGAGCCGGACCTGGAGAATGCCGAAAAGCTCAACTTCAATTTCGAATGGGCGGCGAAAGTCTCGGTCACTACGGACCAGGACAGGCCGTCGAGCATGTGGCAGATCAACGGCCAGGCCTGGGATATCACCGACAAGACTTGCGCCGAGCGGCCGATTGCCACGCTGAAGAAGGGCAAGAGCTACATCTTCGAGCTGAAGAACATGACCCAGTACCAGCACCCGATCCACCTGCACGGCATGAGCTTCAAGGTGATCGGCTCCAACCGCCACGACATCAAGGAGCCGTGGTTCACCGATACCTACCTGCTGGGCAAGAACGAGCGCGCCCAGGTGGCGCTGGTGGCGGATAACCCGGGCACCTGGATGTTCCACTGCCACGTCATCGACCACATGGAAACCGGCCTGATGGCCGCGATCGCGGTGGTCTGA